The Amycolatopsis nigrescens CSC17Ta-90 genomic interval CTTGCGGCGGCCGGCCTGGCGATCTGCGAGCAGCTCGGTGAGCAACCGGGTCTTGCCGACCCCGGCTTCGCCCTCGAGCATGACCACCGACGGCGGCCGGGTGATGACCGAGATCAGCGTGCGGAGTTCTTCGGACCGCCCGACCAGCACCGGTGAACTCGTCCGCACCGCGGCCGGTGCCGGGTTCGTCCTGGCCTTTTTCGTCCCGTGTGTCATCGCCAGCTCCCGCTCTGCCAGCTCCCACCCGATTACCGGACCACATCGTCCGGTGGTTCGGAGCTTAAGTGCCTGACCGGAATGTCGGAACGTTTCGGGCCAGGCACGGAACTTTCGTAGGGCGGCAATAGATAAGTAGCCCTACGTAGCGAAGCCTCGCTTGTTCGGCCATATCGGGGGATCGACAGTGAAATCTCACGCCCGTTCTGGGAAAGGAAGCAGAATGAGATCGTCCCTGAAGGCGGTGGCCTGCGCCGGCTCGTTCGCGGCGCTGCTCGCGATCGTCACCGGCGGCTCCGCGGCGGCCGCCGCGGAGCCGGAAGGCGTTGTCGTGCAAGCGAACCAGCCGACTCCGGGCGGATATGTGGTGGCGCTGAAGGACGGCACCCGGTTCACCGCGGGCGCGTCCGCCATCGAGCAGGCCTCCGCGTCGCTGGTGGCACGGTACGGCGGCGAGCTGAAGTCCACGTTCACCGCGTCGATGCACGGCTTCGCGGTCCGCGGCATGACCGAAGCACAGGCTCGCCGACTCGCCGCGGACCCCGCGGTCGGACAGGTCTTCCAGGACGGCACCGCGCGTGTCGCGGACACCCAGACCGGCGCCACCTACGGCATCGACCGGACCGACCAGCGGGACCTGCCGCTGGACCAGAAGTACACCTACAACAACACCGCCGCGGACGTCACCGCCTACATCCTGGACACCGGAATCCGCTACTCGCACAACGAGTTCGAAGGCCGGGCGAAGAGCGGCTACGACTTCGTGGACACCGACCCGGACGCCAACGACTGCAACGGGCACGGCACGCACGTGTCCGGCACGGTCGGCGGCAAGACCTGGGGGCTGGCCAAGAAGGTCAAGCTGGTCGGGGTCAAGGTGCTCGGCTGCGGCGGCAGCGCACCGGACTCGGACGGGATCGAGGGCATCGAATGGGTCACCAAGAACGCGGTCAAGCCCGCGGTGGCCAACATGAGCCTGACCTTCGACACCAAGAACGTCGGTGACCAGGCGATGCGCGGCATGGTCGCGGCGGGCGTGACCACCGTGGTCGCGGCCGGCAACAGCGGTGCCGACGCGTGCAACACCGGACCGGCCTATCTGCCCGAGGTGATCACCGCGGGCGCCACCGACGCCAGTGACAACCGGGCGTCGTTCTCCAACTACGGCACCTGCGTGGACCTGTTCGCGCCCGGCAACAACATCACCTCGGCTTCCAACGGCAGCGACAGCGGCAGCACCAACATGTCCGGTACCTCCATGGCCAGCCCGCACGGCGCCGGCGTTGCCGCGCTGTACCTGCAGGCGAACAAGTCCGCCGACCCGGCCGCGGTCAGCAAGGCGCTGACCGACAACGCGACCGCGGGCAAGGTGAAGAACCCGGGCAGCGGCTCGCCGAACAAACTGCTCTACAGCGGCTTCGTCGGCAGCGGCCCGGGGGAGCCGTCCTGCGAGGGCGGCACCAACGGTGACGATGTCGCGATCCCGGACGCCGGCGCCGCGGTGTCCAGCGCGGTGACCGTCAGCGGCTGCGACGGCAAGGGCTCCGCTGCCAGTTCGGTCGAGGTCGCGATCAAGCACCCGTACACCGCCGACTTGAAGATCGACCTGATCGCGCCGAGCGGTGCGGTGACCAACCTGAAGCAGCCGGG includes:
- a CDS encoding S8 family peptidase, which encodes MRSSLKAVACAGSFAALLAIVTGGSAAAAAEPEGVVVQANQPTPGGYVVALKDGTRFTAGASAIEQASASLVARYGGELKSTFTASMHGFAVRGMTEAQARRLAADPAVGQVFQDGTARVADTQTGATYGIDRTDQRDLPLDQKYTYNNTAADVTAYILDTGIRYSHNEFEGRAKSGYDFVDTDPDANDCNGHGTHVSGTVGGKTWGLAKKVKLVGVKVLGCGGSAPDSDGIEGIEWVTKNAVKPAVANMSLTFDTKNVGDQAMRGMVAAGVTTVVAAGNSGADACNTGPAYLPEVITAGATDASDNRASFSNYGTCVDLFAPGNNITSASNGSDSGSTNMSGTSMASPHGAGVAALYLQANKSADPAAVSKALTDNATAGKVKNPGSGSPNKLLYSGFVGSGPGEPSCEGGTNGDDVAIPDAGAAVSSAVTVSGCDGKGSAASSVEVAIKHPYTADLKIDLIAPSGAVTNLKQPGGASTVDLGRSFSANTSAENRNGIWKLQVTDVYAYDSGSIDSFGIKF